The Huiozyma naganishii CBS 8797 chromosome 1, complete genome genome window below encodes:
- the SEC7 gene encoding Arf family guanine nucleotide exchange factor SEC7 (similar to Saccharomyces cerevisiae SEC7 (YDR170C); ancestral locus Anc_8.368), with product MSQQSNISDDAAADESITSVNLQSESPTLQGEQVDETSDHSSIVEETSETAAQENIPEIQIAPMDNEAEDDADEGIDGDETVPVVQDTVTGEQQPLQDQPNDRGEDAVSQTNDDSVIHEQKAASHNLTMEQISIADSNKRSVDGVRTIASAAVSVPSTSVKATLSLVKNTLTTILEEKEVKKNPNTQKTIERTIARLEEDLNSESQLDVTADSILIFEALRDSCRLKSSKVQRSALDCLSKLFSFRALDESLLVNPPNSAATNDQNQEQDVATGITPPPKQKLIDAAIDTISSCFQGEGTSEKVELQIIRALSSCILVEDSISLCHGVSLLKAIRTIYNIFLFSLSASNQGIAQATLIQVVSSVFDKIDIKKNIILSNATTSPNEDSQTRVVPTAALSTDQSITLENMVQLNDDDERRVDAQQDTEDSEISDRAISSQELLIKDAFLVFRTMAKICSKPLDSELDMRSHAVRSKLLSLHIIYTIMKEHVDVLLSPNVILPEKEQRTLLNAIKQYLCLSLSRNAASPISPVFEITLEIMWLLMANLRAAFMREIPVFLTEIYFPITELKTSTNQQKRYFLNVIQRVCNDPRALIEFYLNYDCNPGMPNIMEMIVDYLTRLVLTRCVITPAERSYYEEQLSKPLFTFNFDQLPLLTTSNLSSSSNAQVVLPFPVEFALQMSALSCIVSVLRSLSSWAHRALNPNKTQVGKNNVDATESLASSSIHNETQTNSSLHIASTNADDETRSMLSQDLDNPTQFENLKQRKTQLSDCVVVFNTKPKKAIPLLVAKGFIADDLPQAIAKWLLATDGLDMAAIGDYLGEGDEKNIEIMHAFVDEFDFTGLSIVDALREFLQKFRLPGEGQKIDRFMLKFAERFVEQNPGIFSKADTAYVLSYSLIMLNTDLHSSQIKRKMTLEEFLENNEGIDNGNDLPKDFMIGLFNEIANNEIKLLSEQHQAMLQDDTAAPFNAQPQSAFNFFSSRDLEREAYMQVSKEIASKTELVFKNLSKSKEKSEPEVYYAASHVEHVKSIFETLWMSFLAALTPPFKDYADLDTSNKCLEGLKISIKIASIFGIEDARKSFLGALVQFCNLQNVEEIRVKNVNAMVDLLEVALAEGNYLKESWKDILLVISQIERLQLISKGIDRETVPDVSQARVANPRSSYDSIRTAQPYFFDIWSKRATPLELAQEKYHNQTLSPKMAKYISASELVVLMDNIFTKSSELSGNAIVDFIKALTSVSLEEIESSQYASTPRMFSLQKMIDVCYYNMDRIRLEWTPIWAVMGDAFNKITTNPNLAVVFFAVDSLRQLSMRFLDIEELSGFEFQHDFLKPFEYAIQNTDSVEVQEMIVECFRNFILVKANHIRSGWKPILESLSFTAQSSNEAIVSKTQMLLNEIIKTSFDGIFIQDNAFGQMVDVLKEISKNKKYQKLSLHALETLKSMVQYIAKISFSHNKDYNAENSERLLRGKDVFEDVWFPILYSFNDTIMTAEDLEVRSRALNYMFDALVAYGSEFDEAFWKKICDKLLFPIFDVLARHWEVNQFNSHDDLSVWLSTTLIQALRNLIALFTHYFESLSGMLDGFLALLVSCICQKNDTIARIGRSCFQQLILQNVNKFQDSHWGKISDVFETLFEMTTANELFDSDPLHQGRRKSGRASGNQTPTEPPLNETVQRAQREEGSEDVGNETSSIEATGVNELLPVNNAVAQRGFGSNEDLHEKVNTKNSIVIKCVLQLLLIELVSDLFEDEEFEHQIPYTDSVKLTHLLENSYEFARDFNDDFKLRTRLVEARVVDKIPNLLKQETSAAAVLIDITFKLYLNSDEKVPELLARLVNICGRIVASYNSLDERSMEKNILAWRPVIVEILQGYYEFDDEDFKNCCPSMYGLVICVLDKSVPTDLSFAIKRYLARVGELYLSVDIDE from the coding sequence ATGTCCCAACAAAGCAACATATCGGACGATGCTGCTGCCGATGAGAGTATAACGTCGGTGAATCTACAATCTGAATCCCCAACACTGCAAGGTGAACAAGTAGACGAGACTTCCGACCACTCGTCAATTGTCGAAGAGACCtcagaaaccgccgcaCAAGAAAACATCCCAGAGATACAAATCGCTCCCATGGATAACGAGGCGGAAGATGATGCTGATGAGGGAATTGACGGTGATGAAACTGTTCCCGTGGTTCAGGATACCGTCACCGGCGAACAACAACcacttcaagatcaacCGAATGACAGAGGTGAGGACGCGGTCTCGCAAACCAATGATGACTCGGTAATCCACGAACAAAAAGCTGCTTCTCATAATTTGACTATGGAACAGATCTCAATTGCAGACTCAAACAAAAGATCCGTGGATGGAGTGCGCACAATCGCATCCGCTGCTGTATCTGTACCATCGACTAGTGTCAAAGCCACGCTGAGTCTTGTGAAAAATACGCTGACCACCATcttggaggagaaggaggtTAAAAAGAACCCAAACACGCAGAAAACAATAGAAAGAACAATTGCAAGGCTCGAGGAAGATCTTAACTCAGAGAGTCAATTGGACGTTACAGCGGACTCTATCCTCATATTCGAAGCATTAAGGGACAGTTGCAGGCTGAAATCTTCCAAAGTGCAAAGGAGTGCGCTAGATTGTCTGTCGAAACTGTTTTCATTCAGAGCACTGGACGAATCCCTGCTGGTTAACCCGCCAAATTCAGCAGCCACAAACGACCAGaaccaagaacaagatgTAGCCACCGGTATAACACCGCCTCCAAAGCAAAAATTGATCGATGCTGCTATTGATACAATATCATCGTGTTTTCAAGGTGAGGGAACCAGCGAAAAGGTCGAATTACAAATCATCAGAGCGCTCTCCAGCTGCATCCTAGTGGAAGATTCAATCTCTCTATGCCACGGTGTGTCCCTTCTGAAGGCAATCAGAACAATTTACAATAtatttctcttttctttgagtGCTTCTAACCAAGGTATTGCACAAGCTACATTGATACAGGTTGTGAGCTCTGTGTTTGATAAAATTgacatcaagaagaacatAATTTTGTCAAATGCTACTACCTCTCCAAATGAGGATTCACAAACGAGAGTGGTACCCACAGCGGCATTGTCAACTGACCAGTCGATCACCTTGGAAAACATGGTCCAATTGaacgacgatgacgaaaGGAGAGTCGATGCACAACAGGATACCGAGGACTCTGAAATAAGTGATCGCGCAATTTCCTCTCAGGAGCTATTGATCAAGGATGCTTTTCTCGTTTTCAGAACCATGGCCAAAATATGTTCGAAACCTTTAGATTCTGAGTTAGACATGAGATCCCACGCTGTCCGTTCCAAATTGCTCTCTTTGCATATCATATACACCATAATGAAGGAACACGTCGACGTTCTTCTGTCTCCGAACGTCATTCTCCCTGAAAAGGAGCAAAGAACACTGCTGAACGCTATAAAACAGTACTTGTGTCTCTCCCTGTCCCGTAATGCAGCCTCGCCAATCTCCCCGGTCTTTGAGATAACATTGGAAATAATGTGGCTGTTAATGGCTAATCTGAGGGCCGCTTTCATGCGCGAGATACCCGTGTTTTTAACTGAAATATACTTCCCTATCACGGAACTCAAGACTTCAACAAACCAACAGAAGCGGTATTTCCTAAACGTTATCCAAAGGGTATGCAATGACCCTAGGGCACTGATCGAGTTCTACCTGAACTATGACTGTAACCCTGGAATGCCAAACATCATGGAAATGATCGTGGATTATTTGACTAGACTGGTTCTAACTAGGTGTGTCATCACCCCAGCCGAAAGATCGTATTATGAGGAACAGCTTTCCAAACCGCTGTTCACATTCAATTTTGACCAACTACCGCTTCTGACCACTTCAAACTTatcatcctcgtcaaacGCACAGGTGGTCCTTCCATTCCCTGTGGAGTTCGCCCTCCAAATGTCGGCCCTAAGCTGTATAGTGTCAGTCCTGAGGTCCTTGAGCTCTTGGGCACATAGAGCTTTGAACCCAAACAAGACGCAAGTTGGTAAGAATAACGTTGATGCAACAGAATCTCTCGCTTCGTCCTCGATCCACAACGAGACCCAGACCAACTCATCCCTGCATATAGCCAGTACAAATGCTGATGACGAGACCAGATCGATGTTGAGCCAAGATTTGGATAATCCTACCCAAtttgaaaacttgaaacagaGGAAAACTCAATTGTCAGATTGTGTCGTTGTTTTTAACACCAAACCGAAGAAGGCTATTCCCTTACTAGTGGCTAAAGGCTTTATAGCAGACGATTTACCCCAAGCCATTGCCAAATGGCTGCTGGCAACCGACGGTCTGGATATGGCCGCCATCGGTGATTACTTGGGTGAAGGTGACGAGAAGAACATTGAGATCATGCACGCTTTTGTGGACGAATTTGATTTCACTGGGTTGTCTATTGTTGATGCGCTTCGTGagtttttgcaaaagtTTAGACTCCCCGGTGAGGGACAGAAAATTGATAGATTCATGTTGAAGTTTGCCGAGCGGTTTGTGGAGCAGAATCCGGGCATTTTCTCAAAGGCAGACACTGCCTATGTCCTGTCGTACTCGCTGATCATGCTAAACACAGATTTGCATTCCTCACAAATCAAAAGGAAGATGACATTAGAAgagtttttggaaaacaaCGAGGGTATCGATAACGGTAATGATTTGCCAAAAGACTTCATGATCGGATTATTTAACGAAATCGCCAATAATGAGATTAAGCTTTTGTCTGAACAGCACCAGGCCATGTTACAAGATGACACGGCTGCACCATTCAACGCCCAGCCTCAGTCTGCATTTAACTTTTTCAGTTCTAGAGACTTGGAAAGAGAAGCGTATATGCAAGTTTCGAAAGAGATAGCATCTAAGACAGAGCtggttttcaaaaatttgagcaaaagtaaagaaaagagcGAACCAGAAGTATACTACGCTGCATCCCACGTCGAGCACGTTAAGTCCATATTTGAAACGCTATGGATGTCCTTCTTGGCTGCTTTGACTCCACCGTTCAAGGATTATGCCGATTTGGATACATCTAACAAGTGTTTAGAAGgtttgaaaatatcaatAAAAATTGCATCTATTTTTGGTATTGAGGACGCCAGGAAGTCGTTCCTGGGCGCATTGGTGCAATTCTGTAACCTACAAAATGTCGAAGAGATCCGTGTCAAGAATGTAAATGCCATGGTAGACCTATTGGAGGTGGCTTTGGCAGAAGGTAATTACCTGAAGGAGTCCTGGAAGGATATTCTTTTGGTTATTTCCCAGATTGAAAGACTGCAACTGATCTCGAAAGGTATTGATAGAGAGACTGTCCCAGATGTCAGTCAAGCACGTGTTGCTAATCCGAGATCCTCTTATGACTCAATCAGAACTGCTCAGCCTTACTTCTTTGATATCTGGAGCAAGCGTGCTACACCATTGGAACTtgctcaagaaaaatatcatAACCAAACGCTGTCTCCAAAAATGGCGAAATATATCTCAGCGAGTGAATTGGTTGTCCTGATGGATAACATTTTTACAAAGAGTTCCGAACTTTCTGGTAACGCCATCGTGGACTTCATCAAAGCTCTAACAAGCGTGTCGCTAGAGGAGATCGAGTCTTCACAGTATGCCTCCACTCCTAGAATGTTTTCGCTACAAAAAATGATAGATGTTTGCTACTACAATATGGATCGTATAAGACTGGAATGGACTCCCATCTGGGCGGTCATGGGTGATGCATTTAACAAAATCACAACGAACCCAAATTTGGCCGTTGTGTTTTTCGCTGTTGACTCCTTGCGTCAGCTGTCGATGAGGTTCTTGGATATTGAAGAACTGTCCGGTTTTGAGTTTCAAcatgattttttgaaaccgtTCGAATACGCAATTCAAAACACAGATAGCGTTGAAGTCCAGGAAATGATTGTAGAATGTTTCCGTAATTTCATCTTAGTGAAGGCGAATCATATTAGGTCCGGTTGGAAACCTATCCTAGAGTCACTATCATTCACTGCACAATCCTCTAATGAAGCCATTGTCTCTAAAACGCAAATGTTACTGAATGAGATAATCAAGACCTCCTTCGATGGTATATTTATTCAAGACAATGCTTTTGGTCAAATGGTGGATGTGTTGAAAGAAATTtccaaaaacaagaagtacCAAAAATTGTCTCTACATGCACTTGAGACATTGAAATCGATGGTGCAATATATTGCAAAGATTTCATTCTCTCACAACAAGGACTACAATGCTGAAAACTCTGAGAGGCTACTACGCGGTAAGGATGTGTTTGAAGACGTGTGGTTCCCAATCCTCTACAGTTTCAACGATACAATTATGACTGCTGAGGATCTGGAGGTGCGGTCGCGGGCTCTGAACTATATGTTTGATGCCTTAGTGGCGTATGGTTCTGAATTTGATGAAGCgttttggaagaagatatGCGACAAACTGCTATTCCCGATCTTTGACGTCTTGGCTCGACACTGGGAGGTGAACCAATTCAACAGTCATGACGATTTGAGTGTATGGTTGTCCACTACTTTGATTCAAGCGCTGAGAAACCTAATTGCTTTGTTCACTCACTACTTTGAGTCCTTAAGTGGGATGTTGGATGGGTTTTTGGCCCTGCTTGTATCCTGTATTTGTCAAAAGAACGACACAATCGCTAGAATAGGTCGGTCCTGCTTCCAGCAGCTGATCTTACAGAATGTTAACAAATTCCAGGATTCGCACTGGGGGAAGATCAGTGACGTTTTTGAGACCTTGTTTGAAATGACGACGGCGAATGAATTATTCGATTCGGATCCCTTGCACCAAGGTAGGAGGAAATCAGGTAGAGCCAGTGGGAACCAGACCCCTACGGAGCCACCTCTGAATGAAACCGTTCAGCGCGCTCAACGTGAAGAAGGTAGTGAGGACGTTGGGAATGAGACGAGCTCCATTGAGGCCACTGGTGTTAACGAGCTGTTGCCCGTCAACAATGCCGTTGCGCAACGTGGGTTCGGTTCTAACGAGGATTTGCACGAAAAGGTGAACACCAAGAACTCTATTGTGATCAAATGTGTCCTCCAGTTGCTTTTGATAGAACTTGTCAGCGATCTgtttgaggatgaggaaTTCGAGCATCAGATCCCCTACACGGATTCCGTTAAATTGACGCACCTACTGGAAAACTCTTACGAATTTGCCCGTGACTTTAACGACGACTTCAAACTGAGGACACGGCTTGTTGAGGCACGTGTAGTGGACAAGATCCCCAATCTATTGAAACAGGAGACGAGTGCCGCCGCGGTATTGATCGACATCACGTTCAAGTTATATTTGAATTCAGACGAGAAAGTTCCTGAACTGCTGGCAAGGTTGGTGAATATATGTGGCAGGATTGTTGCATCGTACAATTCGCTAGACGAGAGAAGcatggagaagaacatcTTGGCATGGCGCCCAGTGATTGTAGAGATTCTGCAAGGGTACTACGAAttcgacgacgaagatttcaagaacTGCTGTCCCTCGATGTACGGGCTAGTGATCTGTGTTCTCGATAAGAGCGTCCCTACAGATTTAAGTTTCGCCATCAAACGATACCTAGCAAGAGTTGGCGAGTTGTACTTATCCGTGGACATTGACGAGTGA
- the ACS2 gene encoding acetate--CoA ligase ACS2 (similar to Saccharomyces cerevisiae ACS2 (YLR153C); ancestral locus Anc_8.367), translating into MTTTKSHTEVHEANNVEFRKAPEHFFKSQPGTGYITSYEQYKTMYKQSIEDPETFFGKMANEFLDWDRPFTKVKSGTLEHGDVAWFVNGELNASYNCVDRHALTNPDKTALIYEADDEKENRIITYGELLRQVCKVAGVLKSWGVQKGDVVAIYMPMIPETLVAMLAVARIGAIHSVVFAGFSAGSLKDRVENAGCKVIITCEEGKRGGKVIHSKKIVDEGLHCVNSVEKVLVFARTGNLEVPMQRGRDFWWHEETAKQRAYLPPVTCNAEDPLFLLYTSGSTGTPKGVVHSTAGYLLGAAMTTRYIFDLHPEDVLFTAGDVGWITGHTYALYGPLALGAASIIFESTPAYPDYGRYWRIIERYRATHFYVAPTALRLIKRVGEAEIDKYDISSLRVLGSVGEPIAPDLWEWYNEKIGKNNCAICDTYWQTESGSHFIAPMAGAVPAKPGSASVPFFGVDAVIIDPVTGKELEGNDVAGVLAVRSPWPSMARSVWNNHSHYLNTYMNVYPGHYFTGDGAGRDNDGYYWIRGRVDDVVNVSGHRLSTAEIEATLSTHDGVAEAAVIGINDDLTGQAIVAFVSLKKITHVDDPTEEMEDDSPEELRRELIFLVRGEIGPFASPKAIIAVKDLPKTRSGKIMRRVLRKIASNEADQLGDLSTLADPDVVPSIVESVNKQFLKFKK; encoded by the coding sequence ATGACTACTACTAAATCGCACACAGAAGTTCACGAGGCGAATAACGTCGAGTTTCGCAAGGCTCCAGaacatttcttcaagtcgCAGCCCGGTACAGGTTACATAACCAGCTATGAACAGTACAAGACGATGTACAAGCAGTCAATTGAGGACCCAGAGACATTTTTCGGCAAGATGGCCAACGAGTTCTTGGACTGGGACAGACCCTTCACTAAAGTGAAGTCCGGGACTTTGGAACACGGCGACGTCGCGTGGTTTGTGAACGGTGAGTTGAACGCATCTTACAACTGTGTTGACAGACATGCGCTGACCAACCCGGACAAGACGGCGTTGATCTACGAGGCTGACGACGAGAAGGAGAACAGAATTATCACCTACGGAGAGCTATTGAGACAAGTGTGTAAAGTGGCTGGTGTCTTGAAGAGCTGGGGGGTTCAGAAGGGCGACGTCGTCGCCATCTACATGCCAATGATCCCAGAGACACTGGTGGCCATGTTGGCCGTGGCCAGAATTGGGGCGATCCATTCGGTCGTCTTCGCTGGGTTTTCAGCAGGTTCCTTAAAGGATCGTGTCGAGAATGCTGGTTGTAAAGTTATTATCACATGTGAGGAGGGGAAGAGAGGTGGTAAAGTGATACACTCGAAGAAGATTGTCGACGAGGGTCTTCATTGTGTCAACAGCGTCGAGAAAGTGCTAGTTTTCGCCAGAACTGGGAACTTGGAGGTGCCGATGCAAAGAGGTAGAGACTTCTGGTGGCACGAGGAAACCGCTAAGCAAAGAGCATATTTGCCACCCGTGACGTGCAATGCAGAAGATCCACTTTTCTTGCTGTACACCTCTGGTTCCACCGGTACTCCAAAGGGTGTTGTGCACAGCACGGCAGGCTACCTGCTTGGCGCCGCAATGACGACAAGATACATCTTCGATTTGCACCCAGAGGACGTTCTATTCACTGCCGGTGACGTCGGTTGGATCACTGGTCACACGTACGCATTGTACGGTCCACTGGCGCTAGGTGCCGCCTCGATCATCTTCGAATCGACACCAGCGTACCCAGACTACGGGAGATACTGGAGAATCATCGAACGGTACAGAGCAACCCACTTCTACGTGGCACCTACCGCACTAAGACTGATCAAGCGTGTTGGTGAGGCAGAGATCGACAAATACGATATCTCATCCTTGCGTGTACTGGGTTCCGTCGGTGAACCCATCGCTCCTGATCTGTGGGAGTGGTACAACGAAAAGATCGGTAAGAACAACTGTGCCATCTGCGACACCTACTGGCAGACGGAATCCGGTTCCCATTTCATCGCGCCAATGGCTGGTGCTGTGCCCGCAAAGCCAGGTTCTGCCTCTGTCCCATTCTTCGGTGTCGATGCAGTGATCATCGACCCTGTAACAGGAAAAGAACTCGAGGGGAACGACGTTGCTGGTGTCCTTGCCGTGAGGTCGCCATGGCCCTCGATGGCCAGATCCGTCTGGAACAACCACTCTCACTACCTGAACACGTATATGAACGTGTACCCAGGCCACTACTTCACTGGTGACGGTGCTGGTAGAGATAACGACGGGTACTACTGGATCAGAGGTAGAGTTGACGACGTTGTGAACGTTTCCGGTCACAGACTGTCCACTGCAGAAATAGAAGCCACGTTAAGCACGCACGATGGTGTAGCTGAGGCCGCCGTCATTGGTATCAACGATGACTTGACTGGTCAAGCCATTGTAGCGTTTGTTTCCTTGAAGAAGATAACGCACGTTGATGACCCAACGGAGGAAATGGAGGACGACTCTCCAGAGGAACTGCGTCGTGAATTGATCTTCCTGGTGAGAGGTGAAATCGGTCCCTTTGCTTCGCCAAAGGCGATCATTGCGGTTAAGGACCTGCCAAAGACCAGATCTGGTAAAATCATGAGAAGAGTCTTGAGAAAAATCGCCTCGAACGAGGCTGACCAGCTGGGTGACTTGTCCACATTGGCTGATCCCGATGTCGTGCCCTCCATCGTCGAATCTGTGAATAAGCAATTCTTgaaattcaagaaataA
- the KNAG0A04930 gene encoding uncharacterized protein (similar to Saccharomyces cerevisiae YLR152C; ancestral locus Anc_8.366): MSITIGAAIYIALKPILKIYAIIFVGFLLAKYDIVNMETAKGISNMVVNAILPCLTFNKIVTNISWHDIKEIGVIILSAVLLFSVGMACSVVTKLTTPVPKNWFWGLIFSGIFPNISDLPIAYLQSMGNGAIFSQEEADKGVAYTCIFLFTQSFFMMNFGMWRIVGLDFKDVAPPKEKDSEQHSDLEMGDTKSSDGTDAQDNTRTVKPNLEAMNKKYRHSVDSGNEVSSIDSEVMSYNSIGNVSAFPVQYSDSIAGNRGQALRSRTTDSTSEAGPALFMVNSSPGVLQTESGGDSAPVDKPFSVPRSRGGLRHRHAPSVNDMIGAYSVAHKIRTGELDLSRPLTLTEDIGASNTAIGEVSISETSSDSDTGDQYRHNITRTSTAVTTTASHGRFQRFIRRYKLEWLVYFIINFIRPASLGALLGIICALIPWVKACFVSTYVHVHKAPDGQPVLNFLIDFTGYIGNACVPLGLLLLGGTLARLQVSSLPPGFIRSALLMTVFRLMVIPIVGVAWADKLYNINWLDSRISKFVMILTWAMPSATAQIYFTAFYTPMNGKHTQMDCLSVLFIIQYSVLFITLSFVVTYDFKEVLKCMSQT; this comes from the coding sequence ATGAGTATTACCATAGGTGCAGCCATATACATCGCTTTGAAGCCAATCCTGAAGATTTATGCAATTATCTTCGTGGGGTTTCTGTTGGCGAAGTATGACATTGTAAATATGGAGACCGCCAAGGGAATATCCAACATGGTCGTTAACGCGATTCTGCCGTGCTTGACGTTTAACAAGATCGTCACGAACATATCGTGGCATGATATCAAGGAGATTGGGGTGATCATTCTTTCCGCTGTTCTGCTTTTTTCTGTAGGGATGGCGTGTTCGGTCGTCACGAAGCTGACCACCCCTGTGCCCAAGAACTGGTTCTGGGGCCTGATATTCAGTGGGATTTTCCCAAACATTTCAGACTTGCCCATCGCATACCTGCAAAGTATGGGGAACGGCGCTATATTCTCGCAGGAGGAGGCGGACAAAGGTGTTGCTTATACATGCATATTTCTGTTCACGCAGAGCTTTTTCATGATGAACTTTGGGATGTGGAGGATAGTGGGGCtcgatttcaaagatgtgGCGCCCCCGAAGGAAAAAGACTCAGAGCAACACAGTGACCTGGAGATGGGTGATACGAAGAGTTCCGATGGAACAGACGCTCAAGATAATACTCGTACCGTAAAGCCCAATCTTGAAGcgatgaacaagaaatatAGGCATTCTGTAGACTCGGGGAATGAAGTGAGCAGCATAGACAGTGAGGTCATGAGTTACAACAGCATTGGAAATGTCAGCGCATTCCCCGTTCAGTATTCGGATTCAATCGCGGGCAATCGCGGGCAAGCGCTAAGATCCAGAACTACTGATAGCACGAGCGAAGCTGGACCAGCTCTCTTCATGGTAAACTCCAGTCCCGGGGTCCTCCAAACGGAGAGCGGCGGTGATTCCGCTCCCGTGGACAAACCATTCTCCGTTCCACGGTCGAGGGGGGGCTTGAGACACAGACACGCACCTTCTGTCAACGACATGATTGGGGCTTACAGTGTTGCACACAAGATCAGAACTGGGGAGCTGGATTTGAGTCGTCCATTGACTCTGACGGAGGATATCGGTGCAAGCAACACCGCGATTGGGGAGGTGTCCATCAGTGAGACAAGTTCGGATTCGGATACAGGGGACCAGTATAGACACAACATCACGAGGACGTCGACCGCGGTTACGACCACAGCGTCGCACGGGCGGTTCCAGAGGTTCATTAGGAGGTACAAACTTGAGTGGCTGGTATacttcatcatcaatttcATTCGCCCTGCGTCGCTGGGTGCCCTGTTGGGTATCATATGCGCGTTGATCCCATGGGTGAAGGCGTGCTTTGTTAGCACCTATGTGCATGTTCATAAGGCGCCTGATGGGCAGCCCGTTCTGAATTTTCTGATAGACTTCACAGGCTACATTGGGAACGCGTGTGTTCCCCTCGGGTTACTGTTGCTCGGTGGCACGTTGGCGAGGTTGCAGGTCAGTTCTTTGCCCCCTGGGTTCATCCGGTCAGCATTGTTGATGACCGTTTTCAGACTGATGGTAATTCCCATCGTTGGTGTTGCGTGGGCTGACAAGCTGTACAATATCAACTGGCTGGACTCGCGCATCAGTAAGTTCGTTATGATCTTGACGTGGGCGATGCCAAGCGCCACTGCACAGATCTACTTTACTGCATTCTACACCCCTATGAACGGGAAGCACACGCAAATGGACTGTCTTTCAGTGTTGTTCATCATCCAGTACAGTGTGCTCTTCATCACTCTTTCATTCGTCGTGACGTACGACTTTAAAGAGGTACTTAAATGTATGAGCCAAACCTAG
- the STM1 gene encoding Stm1p (similar to Saccharomyces cerevisiae STM1 (YLR150W); ancestral locus Anc_8.364) — MSNPFDLLGNDIEDPSAAVVVPPKEITKKNTSSKKADVPPPSANPARANKNRKGPTGNEGALKDKTAGRQNNRSQDVPSSGAARRDNSRKQTDRHSRTGKADTGKRVRQGWGDDKKELASEQAAEADAEAEIEADSEEKKSAIKNISLEDYLKTQDASALDKHVEAKKVEPLENAKLFVKEEEVFVAPTKVKTTKSKQLKTKQFLDFDVSFKDNNSQGRPRRNFDNDNRNRNNNNRNNDSRRGGKAPRKPKTNSNGNAVEKDNSIDTMNLPTLA, encoded by the coding sequence ATGTCCAACCCATTCGATCTTCTAGGTAACGATATCGAGGACCCCAGCGCTGCTGTCGTGGTTCCTCCAAAGGAAAtcaccaagaagaacacCTCTTCGAAGAAGGCCGATGTTCCTCCACCATCCGCCAACCCTGCCAGAGccaacaagaacagaaaGGGCCCAACTGGTAACGAAGGTGCGTTGAAAGACAAGACCGCTGGGAGACAGAACAACAGATCCCAGGACGTCCCAAGCTCTGGTGCTGCCAGGAGAGACAACTCGAGAAAGCAGACCGACCGTCACTCCAGAACCGGGAAGGCTGACACCGGGAAGAGAGTCAGACAAGGCTGGGGTGATGACAAGAAGGAATTGGCATCTGAACAGGCTGCTGAAGCTGACGCCGAGGCTGAGATCGAGGCTGACTctgaggagaagaagtcTGCCATCAAGAACATTTCTTTGGAGGACTACTTGAAGACCCAGGACGCTTCTGCTCTTGACAAGCACGTTGAGGCCAAGAAGGTCGAGCCATTGGAAAACGCCAAGTTGTTcgtcaaggaggaagaggttTTCGTCGCTCCAACCAAGGTCAAGACCACCAAGTccaagcaattgaagaCCAAGCAGTTCTTGGACTTTGACGTCTCCTTCAAGGACAACAACTCCCAGGGgagaccaagaagaaacttcgacaacgacaacagaaacagaaacaacaacaacagaaacaacgACTCCCGTCGTGGCGGTAAGGCCCCAAGAAAGCCAAagaccaacagcaacggtAACGCTGTTGAGAAGGACAACTCCATCGACACCATGAACCTTCCAACTTTGGCTTAG